The DNA segment GGCAGCAGTCCCGCATCAAGAAGGCGATGAGGCCGGATAGGGCGTCGTAGACGGCCGAGTACCGGATGGACCGGCCGTCCCGGCGCGACTGCACCAGCCCGGCCGCCTCGAGGTGGGTGAGGTGGAAGGACAGGCGCGAGGAGGTGGCGCCCATCGCCTCGCCGATGGCGCCCGCCGCCATGCCGTCCGGCCCCGCCGTCACCAGCAGACGCACGATCCGGAGGCGGGTCTCCTGCGCGAGGGCGCCGAGGGCATCGAGTGCTTGCGTTTCGTCCATGACCCCTTAATGTCTCAAGACACGTTGAGGTGAAAGAGGGAAGATGAACGCGCCTGCTCTGCCCCTGACCATCGGCTTCGTGGGTGACGCCTCGCTGGGCGCGGTGCTCGACGCCCTCCGGCCCCACGCGGCGCGACGGCTGGTCATCAGCTACGACGGGCGCCAGACCGAGCCCGGCTACCACGTGACCGAGGTGAAGGCGGGCTCCTTCGTCACCCTGGACTGCGGTGGGAACCCGGATGCCTGGCAGGAGACGATCCTGCAGGTGGAGGACCTGCCCGCCTCGGCCGAGAAGCCGGAGCACATGGAGGTCGGCAAGTTCCTCGCCATCCTCGAAAAGGTGGCGTCCCGGGTCAGCCTGCAGCCGGGCAGCCGCCTGACCTTCGAAGTCGGGCCGCCCGGCCGTCCCATGCAGATCTTCGACGTCGAGGCGATCCGGATCGAGGCGACCAGCGCCGTGATCGAGCTCGGGCCCCGGGCCGCCATCTGCAAGCCGCGGCACCGGGCGGAGCAGGAAGCGGCCCAGGCCGCCTCGCCCTGCTGCAAGCCGTCGAGCGGTTGTTGCTGAAACCAGTGCCACACGCCGGGAACATCGGCTGCGACTTCCGCTTTTGGGAGGTCGTGCGCGACCCGCTGATGGCCGGGTCGGGCGCGAAGCCGCCGATCTGGCCTCCCCTGAACATGTGCCGCGCGCCGGTCCTCGCGCCACTTCTCCTCCTGCGCCACGCCGGCC comes from the Roseomonas sp. OT10 genome and includes:
- a CDS encoding ArsR/SmtB family transcription factor, whose product is MDETQALDALGALAQETRLRIVRLLVTAGPDGMAAGAIGEAMGATSSRLSFHLTHLEAAGLVQSRRDGRSIRYSAVYDALSGLIAFLMRDCCQGHPEVCTPAVAALSACACPSPEPAA
- a CDS encoding DUF6428 family protein, translated to MNAPALPLTIGFVGDASLGAVLDALRPHAARRLVISYDGRQTEPGYHVTEVKAGSFVTLDCGGNPDAWQETILQVEDLPASAEKPEHMEVGKFLAILEKVASRVSLQPGSRLTFEVGPPGRPMQIFDVEAIRIEATSAVIELGPRAAICKPRHRAEQEAAQAASPCCKPSSGCC